Part of the Nicotiana sylvestris chromosome 5, ASM39365v2, whole genome shotgun sequence genome is shown below.
AACCCATTTTTTGCCACATAAACACTTTTGTCAATGCTGAAATGATGTTGGGGCACAGGAATAAACTGTAAATTTAATGTAGCAGGAAAATTGCTACCAGCTAAGACCTGATCCCCAGCCAAGATCAGAAAACAAATATAGATTTAATTGAAAGTGTGGACTAACCTCATATTTCTTAACGGATTGTTCATGTGCACGGACAAATGTATTGCTCAGTGTGCTACCTTTAAGTTCCTCATTCAGAGAGTCCGAATATGAATCCATGAAAGCGGCACCTTCCTCATCATCAGATGGCTCGGTGATATCATTCTCATCTTCAGATTCATCTGCATGTCCAAAAAATGTcaactttttcttcttcttttgcatttttttgggttttgggggggggggggtggacaTGCAGAAGATGCTTTAAATTTGAGCATGTCCCTCCCACCCCCAATCCTCTAGCATTTCTGGCAGGAGTTTGGGATTGTAAACTTAGTGAATTCAAAAGATGAACTTACACCAATACTATGTTAAGTTCCTCCCCAGGAAGAGGAGGGAGGATAAGGGAGAGAAACTACCTGGTTGACTTCCTTATATAAACGTGATTTTTTGTCCACATTCGGACACATTAGAAATGATGGGTAAAAGTTGTCATGGAGGAGCAGCTGAGCCTTCCACTATCACTTCACCTCCATAACCAACAAGAAAAATGATATGGCGCCCTACCACTTTACCTCAACCAAACCCAGCCTAAGGGAGACCAGGTATCACATCCCTCCGGCCTCTCCCACCTCCCCTCccccaacaaaaaaaaaagcaacaaACTATGGTAGGAAAAATTGAAAGTAAAAGCTGTGAGATATCCATCTAAAACTAGGCAATTTTCGTTGGCAGACCCACTAATATTATAAATAAGCGAAAAATTCCAATCTGCATATATAATTAATAAATAACATTTGGCTATTGCTACTAAAAAGATCTACTTGAAGAAATAAAAAACGTGACTCACCAAACTCCATATCCGATGATGACTCTTCTTCTATATCAACATCATTGCCAGTGTCTCCAGAGCCCTGACGCCTCACAAATGATTCCATGTCTTTCATAAAGCGATCCACATCAAAGTCCACTTCCTTTACGTTCCTATAGGAGACGAGGATAAGCCAAAATAAGCTATAGAGGATGGACGCATGTCCTTTATTCACCAGTTTGACGCACTACACACGCACTACACCCTTATTTTCAAGAAGATGCTGCTCCTAAAGAATATAGATACGATATATTTAAGCAAACTAGCCCTCCTTTGACTTTATATCTATTAGACTATTACAAGGAACCTATTTTTTATGACCAAATTTATGATGCAATCTCTTGCTTCATAACTATCTGATCTATTTTAAACTTGGACCCCAGAAAACGTCCAAAGACAATCACTATAATCAGCAAGTCAGTTAATCCAAATAGCACAACCCCGATAAATACAAGATGGTACAATCTAACCTCTCGtcagtaaaaataaaacaaaagaaaccaAGTATATGCCAATCCACGTGCTGAAATGAGAAGAATGAAGGACAAAAACCTGTCTTCTGGAACCTCTGCACCTTCATAGCTGGCCACTTTCGTGACAAATGCTTGCATAGACTTTGATATATCTTTAAGATCAAAATTATCAGAATCATTGCTGGGCCCATCCTGTTCTTttgatttttgtttcttttttgaaTTGTAAAGTTCCATCTCCCTTTGCCTCTCTTGAAGAGCGGCATTTAGCTCATCCTCCCCATCATAAAGCCAAGAATCATCATCAGAGGGTGGCAGCTCCTGATCCTTAAAGTCATCAGCAGACTCAGGAAGAGCAAGGATCTCATCTATTCTTCGCACTGGAGCACTTAGCATATCACTGCTTTTTCAAGAAGTTGATTAGTAATAGGTTAAGGAATACTTAAATGACACACAAGGGCATCTCAGACAAGATTAATATAAACAGTATTATCAGCACATCAAGCAATAAGTGGAGAAAATGGTGAATCAAGCCAAGAGAAAAAAAGTACCATTACAGTAAACAATATGACCATGTCACTTACGTTACCATTTTCAAGTTCTCCTTTTAGTACAGAACATAAGTATTCAAAGACTAACAACTCTCGGAGATTCAAAATCAAGTTCCAAgtttttttattaaataaataaGGCAAAAAGTTCCAAAATCCAGATCATATCTGTATACACAAATTCTGCTTCAAATTTTCCTTTTGACATCTAGGATGCATAGGAAAGTATACAACAATTTGAACTCATTATTGAAAATCCATACAATTGATAGGAGCTATTGCATCATcatataaacaagaaataaagcTAAACAGATGCACCAGGAGATATTTACCTAGGATTCGTGAAGTTGCAAATGATACCAGACAGATCCTGATCAGGCAATGCCCATTTTATTACCCGGTATGCAGAAATTTCATATTGATAATATAAACTCGATGGCATAATTTATTATTACCCAAATCTACAGATATTGTTAGTGGTGCAACCCACAGTTTTGTTTGTTATCTCACAATAATATCATTCAAGAAGCCATTGCATACACCATTTCCCTTGGCAGAGAAGTTAACTAGACATATATACACCAAATGCCAAGTATAGATTGAACTCGTCCTACCCAAGAAACCAATTGTACCAAAGCTTATGAAACAAACTCTAATAGGTCTGTAAACATGCATCTTCTATAATCTCATTAAAAAAAATCAAGCTTTGACACAAACAGACAAACAACAGGTACCTTTCTCGAGCATGCAGTGAACTATTCTTGTAATACTCCTCAGCATTCTGCATCAATCTTTTATATTCCTTTGATCCCGGCAACAACCCTTCAAAATACCCACTCCTTTCGAGACTCTGTCTAAATGCATCCCAAGTACTCCCTTTTCCCTCCATGCCCTGTGTCTTTCTCAACTGATAAATCATCTCAAATCCACAAGCAATCTTCATCCCTAGCTCAGCTTCCAAATAAGCACCTAAATCACTCTTAGGTGGCAATGGTGGATAGCGTTTTGGCGCCTGAAACGTCTGCTGCACCAACTGCGCATACATTGCCCTGGACATCCTAACCACCACCTGCACCAGCTCTTCCCCGCTCCCTCTCTCCAAAAACTTATCCATCTTCGCTGCAAACTTCATTGTATCTATATCCCTATCGTAAAACCCTTCAACAGCAAGTGAAATCAAACAAGGCTCATGCTTTA
Proteins encoded:
- the LOC104242028 gene encoding protein ecdysoneless homolog, producing the protein MAELHPSTATSSNIFSQKNSGPPDDTVYFSIYPDFSLNPTSPPTTITSQLQSLHLQILQTLSPYTYSYIWQHEPFTLSLSATATLPHLSGKLRYGDNLEDEWFVVFLLFETSKHFPDVSIRVWDSDGEFLLIETAFHLPRWVNPDTATNRVFTRGGFLHIIPNSIIPSTPELREALVLLSNNIRSLQTRAPEGVQRQLENRLKEYPNRAEKNVHRVRVRVPVSVAKVLKHEPCLISLAVEGFYDRDIDTMKFAAKMDKFLERGSGEELVQVVVRMSRAMYAQLVQQTFQAPKRYPPLPPKSDLGAYLEAELGMKIACGFEMIYQLRKTQGMEGKGSTWDAFRQSLERSGYFEGLLPGSKEYKRLMQNAEEYYKNSSLHARESDMLSAPVRRIDEILALPESADDFKDQELPPSDDDSWLYDGEDELNAALQERQREMELYNSKKKQKSKEQDGPSNDSDNFDLKDISKSMQAFVTKVASYEGAEVPEDRNVKEVDFDVDRFMKDMESFVRRQGSGDTGNDVDIEEESSSDMEFDESEDENDITEPSDDEEGAAFMDSYSDSLNEELKGSTLSNTFVRAHEQSVKKYEGTSNATESMEEEFTPVDVDFNLVKNFLDSFSSQEGLPGPASNLLGLMGLQLPPPDASKGK